In Bacillus toyonensis BCT-7112, a single window of DNA contains:
- a CDS encoding YpmA family protein, with the protein MEKKIEVLSTTRIKYSSDLYKIVDSLNRTLKEQDLMFGLALDEKDKETAVFTIYRT; encoded by the coding sequence ATGGAGAAGAAAATCGAAGTACTATCAACGACGCGTATTAAATATTCGTCAGATTTGTATAAAATTGTTGATAGTTTGAATCGTACGTTAAAAGAGCAGGACCTCATGTTCGGATTAGCATTAGACGAAAAAGACAAAGAAACAGCTGTATTTACGATTTACAGAACGTAG
- a CDS encoding DUF5590 domain-containing protein: protein MKKWIFAIIIVIVASGIYGAYVYNKAMDKKIPKESKSVEIAKEKAKLTKVTSVDYYNGKAAYTVVQGTDEKGEHLIVWVPEKKGDTVVRKKSEGISEKEAIQRTIEQVGDKESKRKPKEILKVKLGFEKGIRDGVPVEVPLWEVTYIDYDNRYNYYYLEFKDGSFLRRYSAQK from the coding sequence ATGAAAAAGTGGATCTTTGCAATCATTATCGTTATCGTTGCTAGCGGAATATATGGGGCGTATGTTTATAATAAAGCGATGGATAAGAAAATTCCCAAAGAGTCGAAATCTGTAGAAATTGCTAAAGAAAAAGCAAAGCTTACAAAAGTGACATCTGTTGATTATTACAACGGAAAAGCTGCATATACAGTCGTACAGGGTACAGATGAAAAGGGAGAACATCTTATCGTTTGGGTGCCTGAGAAAAAAGGGGATACCGTAGTAAGGAAAAAGAGTGAAGGTATTTCCGAAAAAGAGGCTATACAAAGAACAATAGAACAAGTCGGCGATAAAGAATCAAAAAGAAAGCCGAAAGAAATTCTGAAAGTGAAATTAGGCTTTGAAAAAGGTATTAGAGATGGTGTACCAGTAGAAGTACCATTATGGGAAGTTACATATATTGATTATGACAATCGTTATAATTACTACTATCTTGAATTTAAAGATGGGTCGTTTTTAAGACGATATAGCGCTCAAAAATAG
- the aspB gene encoding aspartate transaminase AspB — translation MKLAKRVAALTPSSTLEITAKAQALKAEGHDVIALGAGEPDFNTPEHIMEAAHKAMLEGHTKYTPTGGLQSLKQEIVKKFTRDQGIQYDPSEIIVCNGAKHALYTLFQVLLDEGDEVIIPTPYWVSYPEQVKLAGGNPVYVEGLEDNEYKITAKQLREAITEKTKAVIINSPSNPTGMIYSKEELQQLGEVCLEHNILIVSDEIYEKLIYGGAEYTSIAQLSNALKEQTLIINGVSKSHSMTGWRIGYAAGNKQLIKAMTNLASHSTSNPTSIAQYGAIAAYAGSQQPVETMRQAFEERLNIIYDKLIQIPGFTCIKPQGAFYLFPNVKEAVALSGYDTVDEWAKALLEEEKVALVPGTGFGAPNNVRLSYATSLEQVEKALERIHTFMKSKVKA, via the coding sequence ATGAAATTAGCAAAGCGAGTAGCTGCTTTAACACCGTCTTCAACTTTAGAAATTACAGCAAAGGCACAAGCGTTAAAGGCAGAAGGTCATGATGTAATTGCATTAGGGGCAGGAGAACCTGACTTTAATACACCAGAGCATATTATGGAAGCTGCGCATAAAGCGATGTTAGAAGGACATACGAAATATACGCCAACAGGTGGATTACAATCGTTAAAACAAGAAATTGTGAAGAAATTTACGCGCGATCAAGGAATTCAGTATGATCCATCTGAAATTATTGTATGTAATGGTGCAAAACATGCATTATATACATTATTCCAAGTGTTGCTTGATGAAGGAGATGAAGTTATCATCCCAACTCCTTACTGGGTAAGCTATCCAGAACAAGTAAAGCTTGCTGGCGGTAATCCGGTTTATGTAGAAGGTTTAGAAGACAATGAGTACAAAATTACAGCAAAGCAGTTGCGTGAGGCAATTACAGAGAAAACGAAAGCAGTTATTATTAATTCACCGAGCAATCCAACAGGAATGATTTATAGCAAAGAAGAATTACAACAGCTTGGAGAAGTATGTTTAGAACATAATATTTTAATCGTTTCAGATGAAATTTATGAGAAGTTAATTTATGGTGGTGCGGAATATACTTCAATTGCCCAGCTTTCTAATGCATTAAAAGAACAAACCCTAATTATTAATGGTGTATCTAAATCTCATTCTATGACAGGATGGCGTATTGGATATGCAGCTGGAAATAAGCAGCTGATTAAAGCGATGACGAACTTAGCGAGTCATAGTACGTCAAACCCTACTTCAATCGCTCAATACGGCGCAATCGCGGCATATGCAGGCTCACAACAACCTGTAGAAACAATGCGCCAAGCATTTGAAGAGAGATTAAACATTATTTATGATAAATTAATTCAAATCCCTGGCTTTACTTGTATTAAACCGCAAGGCGCGTTTTACTTATTTCCTAATGTAAAAGAGGCTGTAGCTTTATCAGGATATGATACAGTTGATGAGTGGGCGAAAGCTTTATTAGAAGAGGAAAAAGTTGCTCTTGTGCCGGGTACAGGATTTGGGGCTCCAAATAACGTTCGTTTATCATATGCGACATCTCTTGAACAAGTAGAGAAAGCATTAGAACGTATTCATACGTTTATGAAAAGTAAAGTGAAAGCTTAA
- the dnaD gene encoding DNA replication protein DnaD: protein MKKKMMLQWFEQGSIAIPKLLMMHYKKLGLNETEFMVLLHVHTFLESGNSFPTPSEISERMTIAEMKCMEVIQTLIQKGFLSLEGGQRSEAMMCESYSLQPLWEKILHFLMNESIEEEQKEKKQLQVNLYTVFEKEFGRPLSPFECETLGMWEDQDQHHPNLIQAALREAVMSGKLNFRYIDRILFEWKKNGIKTVDQAQNQGRKFRANQQRAQQVTTQETKFTGKVPFYNWLEQ from the coding sequence ATGAAAAAGAAAATGATGTTACAGTGGTTTGAACAGGGAAGCATTGCGATTCCAAAATTACTTATGATGCATTATAAAAAATTAGGGTTAAATGAAACGGAATTTATGGTTTTACTTCATGTGCATACATTTTTAGAATCGGGAAATTCGTTTCCGACTCCGTCGGAGATTTCCGAACGAATGACAATAGCGGAAATGAAATGTATGGAAGTAATTCAAACATTGATTCAAAAAGGTTTTTTATCACTAGAAGGTGGACAAAGATCAGAAGCGATGATGTGTGAAAGTTATTCTTTACAACCGCTATGGGAAAAAATATTGCATTTCTTAATGAATGAATCAATAGAGGAAGAACAAAAAGAAAAAAAACAACTGCAAGTAAATTTATATACAGTATTTGAAAAAGAATTCGGAAGACCACTTTCTCCATTTGAATGTGAAACATTGGGAATGTGGGAGGATCAAGATCAACATCATCCGAATTTAATTCAAGCGGCTCTACGAGAAGCTGTGATGAGCGGTAAGCTGAACTTCCGATATATTGATCGTATTTTATTTGAGTGGAAAAAGAATGGAATTAAAACAGTAGATCAAGCTCAAAATCAAGGACGTAAATTTAGAGCAAATCAGCAACGAGCGCAACAAGTAACAACACAAGAGACGAAATTTACTGGGAAAGTGCCTTTTTATAATTGGTTGGAGCAGTAA
- the nth gene encoding endonuclease III: MLNKTQIRYCLDTMADMYPEAHCELIHDNPFELVIAVALSAQCTDALVNKVTKNLFQKYKTPEDYLSVSLEELQQDIRSIGLYRNKAKNIQKLCRMLLDDYNGEVPKDRDELTKLPGVGRKTANVVVSVAFGIPAIAVDTHVERVSKRLAICRWKDSVLEVEKTLMKKIPMDEWGVTHHRLIFFGRYHCKAQRPQCEECRLLEVCREGKKRMKGK, from the coding sequence ATGTTAAATAAAACGCAAATTCGTTATTGTTTAGACACAATGGCGGATATGTATCCAGAAGCACATTGTGAATTGATTCATGATAATCCATTCGAACTTGTAATTGCAGTGGCATTATCTGCACAATGTACAGATGCACTTGTAAATAAAGTGACGAAAAATTTATTTCAAAAATATAAAACACCAGAAGATTATTTAAGTGTTTCTCTAGAAGAGTTACAACAAGATATACGTTCTATTGGATTGTATAGAAATAAAGCAAAAAATATTCAAAAATTGTGCCGAATGTTATTAGATGATTACAATGGAGAAGTGCCGAAAGATCGAGATGAGCTTACGAAGTTACCTGGTGTAGGACGGAAGACAGCAAATGTTGTAGTATCGGTAGCATTTGGGATACCGGCAATTGCTGTCGATACGCATGTAGAGCGGGTGAGCAAACGATTAGCGATTTGTAGATGGAAAGACTCTGTATTAGAAGTCGAAAAAACATTAATGAAGAAAATTCCGATGGATGAATGGGGCGTTACACATCACCGTTTGATTTTCTTTGGACGTTATCACTGTAAAGCGCAGCGACCACAATGTGAAGAGTGTCGATTGCTAGAAGTGTGTCGCGAAGGAAAGAAGCGAATGAAGGGGAAATAA
- a CDS encoding YpoC family protein: MERVIGVPKEFRYLPFFQKNANSIKYHTDQSFEEIIQNTYFIFDIERQYEPWNEIENSIPVMLNVWKNKHEDIATLFRNRKKQEAEGPMILFAAHLLSIVYWLNEQPVHSLNEMEDYTSELEVQPVNFMERYSFIIKKPNNYHSYIQLAQLYIEIEKLYVKKMITKKKSFPR; the protein is encoded by the coding sequence ATGGAGCGAGTTATAGGAGTACCGAAAGAATTTCGGTACTTACCATTTTTTCAAAAAAACGCAAATTCGATTAAGTATCATACAGACCAATCTTTTGAAGAAATCATACAAAATACTTACTTTATATTTGATATAGAAAGACAATATGAGCCGTGGAATGAAATTGAAAACAGTATTCCGGTAATGTTGAATGTATGGAAAAATAAGCATGAAGACATTGCCACATTATTTCGAAACAGAAAGAAACAAGAAGCTGAAGGCCCGATGATTCTTTTTGCAGCACATTTGTTATCAATTGTATATTGGCTAAATGAGCAACCTGTTCATAGTTTGAATGAAATGGAAGATTACACGAGTGAATTGGAAGTACAACCAGTTAATTTTATGGAGCGATATTCGTTCATTATAAAGAAACCAAATAATTATCATTCTTATATTCAGTTAGCACAGTTGTATATTGAAATAGAAAAGTTATATGTAAAGAAAATGATAACAAAAAAGAAGTCCTTTCCTCGTTAA
- a CDS encoding PBP1A family penicillin-binding protein, whose translation MSDNYRSRTERNHAKNQTEETNKEKKPKKKGSFFKKFLIGCLLLGIVGLVAGVSAFFVMVKDAPKLDKSKLVNPLSTKFLDKDGKFFYEYGAEKRTHVTYDQIPKVVENAFLATEDSRFYDHNGIDFKRTTKAVMENVTGGFGSQGGSTITQQVVKNYFLTMEKTAKRKVQEWYLSYKLEQQYSKHEILEMYLNKINLGNRSYGIATAAQKYYQKDLKDLQLHEAAMLAGLPQGPNIYDPTKPENVERATNRRNIVLTLMNRHGYITKEEMNNAIKIPVTEGLKKSELTEMKFQAFLDAVVKEVEKEYPDVNIGSDGLTIHTTLDQGAQEYAEQIMDGNLIKYPNDQFQGSFVFMDTQSGEVRAIGAGRKESKSTFKGHNMAVDLKRQVGSTMKPIFDYGPAIENLQWSTYHQLNDSEYTYSDGTKIKNATGNFKGDVSLREALKKSLNIPALKTAQAVGIPKAKEFAEGLGMTFKDGIAHESTAIGSNESSPLDVAGAYAAFGNDGVYNKPHFVKEVIFPDGKKKSFKPKEQRAMHDHTAYMVTDVLRDVVKPGSGGTGPTAYVSGFDVAGKTGTQNFDARDVKKYGIPADANRDSWFAGYTPQYTMAVWTGYEKNGPENYISDRYTKIAQQMFQVMMSKFATDKSRFERPSSVQEINGELYVKGAKKDAIKEIKVDPPSGLNVAFDGASTVTLNWSGPTAVDAYAATYKATDGSSGSLSVSGTTATLGGIKPGVTYSFSVVAKKGTGTSPAVGASFTAPGGTPDAKKAEEEAAKKKAEEEAKKKADEEAQKKANEDKLKQEEAQKKATEEQRKQQEQQEQQRKQQEEAQKKAEEEAKKKTEEEAKKKAEEEAKKKAEEEAQKKAEEEAKKQQNTGEDTPHADGNVVTTES comes from the coding sequence ATGTCAGATAATTATCGTTCTCGTACAGAACGAAATCACGCGAAAAATCAAACGGAAGAAACAAATAAAGAAAAAAAACCAAAGAAAAAAGGCTCCTTTTTTAAGAAGTTCCTTATAGGTTGTCTACTTCTTGGTATCGTTGGTCTCGTAGCTGGCGTTTCCGCTTTCTTTGTTATGGTAAAGGACGCTCCAAAATTAGACAAATCAAAACTTGTCAATCCTTTATCAACAAAGTTTCTTGATAAGGATGGGAAGTTTTTCTATGAATACGGTGCGGAAAAACGAACCCATGTTACTTATGATCAAATTCCAAAAGTAGTTGAAAATGCATTCCTTGCAACTGAGGATTCACGTTTCTATGACCATAATGGAATTGATTTTAAACGAACTACAAAAGCAGTTATGGAAAATGTCACTGGTGGTTTCGGTTCCCAAGGTGGTAGTACGATTACACAACAAGTAGTTAAAAACTATTTTCTAACGATGGAAAAAACCGCAAAACGAAAAGTGCAAGAATGGTACTTATCTTACAAATTAGAGCAACAATACTCTAAACATGAGATTTTAGAAATGTACTTAAATAAGATTAATCTAGGTAATCGCTCTTACGGTATTGCAACAGCGGCTCAAAAATATTATCAAAAAGATTTAAAGGACTTACAATTACATGAAGCTGCGATGCTCGCTGGCTTACCTCAAGGTCCTAACATTTATGATCCAACAAAACCAGAAAATGTTGAACGAGCAACAAATCGTCGTAATATTGTATTAACATTAATGAATCGACACGGCTATATAACAAAAGAAGAAATGAATAACGCAATAAAGATCCCTGTAACTGAGGGTCTAAAAAAATCAGAACTAACTGAAATGAAGTTTCAAGCATTTTTAGATGCTGTCGTAAAAGAAGTTGAAAAAGAATACCCTGATGTAAATATCGGTTCAGATGGTTTAACGATTCATACAACCCTTGATCAAGGTGCTCAAGAGTACGCTGAACAAATTATGGATGGCAATCTCATTAAGTATCCAAACGATCAGTTCCAAGGATCATTTGTATTTATGGATACACAGTCTGGAGAAGTTCGAGCAATTGGTGCTGGGCGTAAAGAAAGTAAGTCTACTTTCAAAGGTCATAATATGGCTGTTGATTTAAAACGCCAAGTTGGTTCAACAATGAAACCAATTTTCGATTATGGTCCTGCAATTGAAAACCTTCAATGGTCTACTTATCATCAATTAAATGACTCTGAATATACTTACTCTGATGGCACAAAGATTAAAAATGCTACCGGTAATTTTAAAGGTGACGTTTCACTTCGTGAAGCATTGAAGAAGTCATTAAACATCCCGGCTTTAAAAACAGCTCAAGCAGTCGGTATTCCTAAGGCAAAAGAGTTTGCTGAAGGTTTAGGCATGACGTTTAAAGATGGGATAGCACATGAATCTACTGCAATCGGTAGTAATGAAAGCTCTCCGTTAGATGTCGCTGGGGCTTATGCAGCATTTGGAAATGACGGTGTATACAATAAACCTCATTTCGTTAAAGAAGTTATTTTCCCAGACGGAAAAAAGAAAAGCTTTAAACCGAAAGAACAACGTGCAATGCACGACCATACAGCTTACATGGTTACTGACGTTCTTCGTGACGTAGTAAAACCTGGTTCCGGCGGTACAGGGCCAACAGCATATGTTTCTGGCTTTGACGTTGCTGGTAAAACAGGAACACAAAACTTTGATGCAAGAGATGTAAAAAAATATGGCATCCCAGCTGATGCTAACAGAGATAGCTGGTTCGCTGGATATACACCACAATATACGATGGCTGTGTGGACTGGTTACGAAAAGAATGGTCCAGAAAATTACATTAGCGATCGTTATACTAAAATTGCGCAACAAATGTTCCAAGTAATGATGAGCAAATTCGCTACAGATAAATCTCGTTTCGAACGCCCTTCTTCTGTACAAGAAATAAACGGCGAGTTATACGTAAAAGGTGCGAAAAAAGATGCAATTAAAGAAATTAAAGTAGATCCACCTAGTGGCCTTAATGTCGCTTTCGATGGCGCTAGTACAGTTACACTAAACTGGTCTGGCCCAACAGCAGTTGATGCTTATGCGGCAACTTATAAAGCTACAGACGGTTCTAGCGGTAGCTTATCAGTTAGCGGTACAACAGCTACTCTTGGTGGTATTAAGCCTGGTGTTACTTACAGCTTCTCTGTAGTAGCGAAAAAAGGTACTGGAACAAGTCCTGCAGTTGGTGCATCCTTCACTGCCCCTGGTGGAACTCCAGACGCTAAGAAAGCTGAGGAAGAGGCAGCCAAAAAGAAAGCCGAAGAAGAAGCTAAGAAAAAAGCTGATGAGGAAGCTCAGAAAAAAGCTAATGAAGATAAACTAAAACAAGAAGAAGCTCAGAAAAAGGCTACTGAAGAACAGCGTAAACAACAAGAGCAACAAGAACAACAACGTAAACAACAAGAAGAGGCTCAAAAGAAAGCTGAAGAAGAAGCTAAGAAAAAAACTGAAGAAGAAGCTAAGAAAAAAGCCGAAGAAGAAGCTAAGAAAAAAGCTGAAGAAGAGGCTCAAAAGAAAGCTGAAGAAGAGGCTAAGAAACAACAAAATACAGGTGAAGATACACCTCACGCAGACGGAAATGTTGTTACAACAGAGTCTTAA
- a CDS encoding DUF2515 domain-containing protein, giving the protein MFTWNDYEKIKQYRKNMVCTKEEKAIIHTIKKKTEIANMDNISRTQSYQKFYVRNSEIRWSFLASMVSRNAGWNMTDLEGRYYATVLPRLVKKHLFLIYEQANWIIFLDAFPQLLLYEESKRRRIPLFHLLQFFNVSLFMEKEWTFFWEKKDMNRLMTALIINEQNKIQKPVIENSYFKKHVFHTALFKVQDMLHISAVIFPTIEGGMYGFSVYQFETLQKRIELGKKLAWLLFHPTYKRLFYNFALQTKHTGSREDYEYYLRGTRKSYTPALRDVYSLVAHEEITMRDWFCEDSKMNALFLFEEPKDEVNIKEWYRRKREQIYAVSIVNRFVKRIDEFMI; this is encoded by the coding sequence ATGTTTACATGGAATGATTACGAAAAAATAAAACAATATCGTAAAAATATGGTTTGTACAAAAGAAGAAAAAGCAATCATTCACACTATTAAAAAGAAAACAGAAATAGCTAATATGGACAACATTTCTCGGACACAATCGTATCAAAAATTTTATGTAAGAAATAGTGAAATCAGGTGGTCTTTTTTAGCGAGTATGGTTTCGAGAAATGCAGGCTGGAATATGACTGATTTAGAAGGAAGATATTATGCTACTGTTTTGCCTCGATTAGTAAAAAAACATTTGTTTCTCATATATGAACAGGCTAATTGGATTATTTTCTTAGATGCATTTCCTCAGTTACTACTATATGAAGAAAGCAAGAGGAGACGTATACCTCTCTTTCATTTGTTGCAATTTTTCAACGTATCACTTTTCATGGAAAAAGAATGGACATTTTTCTGGGAGAAAAAAGATATGAATAGGCTTATGACAGCGCTTATTATAAATGAGCAAAATAAAATTCAAAAACCAGTTATTGAGAATAGCTACTTTAAAAAACATGTATTTCATACGGCGCTTTTTAAAGTTCAAGACATGTTGCATATTAGTGCAGTTATTTTTCCAACCATTGAAGGGGGGATGTATGGGTTTTCAGTTTATCAATTTGAAACGTTGCAAAAGCGTATAGAGCTTGGGAAAAAATTAGCGTGGTTATTGTTTCATCCGACTTATAAACGTTTATTTTATAATTTTGCACTACAAACTAAACATACTGGCTCTAGAGAAGATTATGAATATTACTTAAGGGGAACTAGAAAATCCTATACACCTGCACTAAGAGATGTGTATTCTCTTGTTGCACATGAGGAAATAACAATGAGGGATTGGTTTTGTGAAGATTCGAAAATGAATGCATTGTTTTTATTTGAAGAACCGAAGGATGAAGTTAATATAAAGGAATGGTATAGAAGAAAGAGGGAGCAGATCTATGCTGTTTCTATCGTGAATCGTTTTGTTAAAAGAATAGACGAGTTCATGATATAA
- a CDS encoding YppE family protein has product MEYEALIQSSEKLMQYNNEANVKKREIIEYDFYKDMKPFVDIVDEELKVWKELAYTWIKEEKPKYIHVQQIDQVYDNLQTNVLQCFVNKGKGKRFFETHQAISYTLQNIVEQCK; this is encoded by the coding sequence ATGGAGTATGAAGCATTAATACAGTCTTCAGAAAAACTCATGCAGTATAATAATGAAGCGAATGTAAAAAAAAGAGAAATAATTGAATATGACTTTTATAAGGATATGAAGCCGTTTGTAGACATAGTAGATGAGGAATTAAAGGTGTGGAAAGAATTAGCTTATACGTGGATTAAGGAAGAAAAACCGAAGTATATACATGTACAGCAAATTGATCAAGTGTACGATAATTTACAAACGAATGTGTTACAATGTTTTGTAAATAAAGGAAAAGGTAAACGTTTTTTTGAAACACATCAAGCCATTTCGTATACTTTGCAAAATATAGTTGAGCAATGTAAATAA
- a CDS encoding YppF family protein: protein MVLGDLKQAFSQKKGYYTENVNELLDFARHCYLEGKICISDYRTLIKELEINGATKPTTMTEA, encoded by the coding sequence ATGGTATTAGGGGATTTAAAACAAGCGTTTTCTCAAAAGAAGGGGTATTACACAGAGAATGTAAATGAATTATTAGACTTTGCGAGACATTGTTATCTCGAAGGAAAAATATGTATATCGGATTACCGAACATTAATAAAAGAATTAGAAATAAACGGTGCAACAAAACCTACAACAATGACAGAAGCTTAA
- a CDS encoding YppG family protein, with protein MFQQSNVYQQPNPYAQQNMYQYNTDTYLRYNMYPFEPHYGNQNYYQPFEVSFMNQQQQQQPYMNQSQQEQQSYMNQQQTYMNSQYYMPPSPSPYGNQQAMFYPPKQPYPTMNKQKQQQQPSQFSSFVSQFKNSDGNYDVNKMMNTAGQMMNAMNQVTGIVKQVGGFFGK; from the coding sequence ATGTTTCAACAATCTAACGTATATCAGCAACCAAATCCATATGCACAGCAAAATATGTACCAATATAATACGGATACATATTTACGGTATAATATGTATCCTTTCGAGCCTCATTATGGAAATCAAAATTATTACCAGCCATTTGAAGTATCGTTTATGAATCAACAGCAACAACAGCAACCCTATATGAATCAATCGCAACAAGAGCAACAATCTTATATGAATCAGCAGCAAACTTATATGAACTCACAATATTATATGCCACCATCACCATCTCCCTATGGAAATCAACAAGCGATGTTTTATCCGCCAAAACAACCGTATCCGACGATGAATAAACAAAAGCAACAACAGCAACCAAGTCAGTTTTCGAGCTTTGTTTCCCAATTTAAAAATTCAGATGGTAACTATGATGTGAATAAAATGATGAATACAGCTGGACAAATGATGAATGCGATGAATCAAGTGACGGGGATTGTTAAGCAGGTTGGAGGGTTCTTTGGTAAGTGA
- a CDS encoding spore coat protein produces MHHCHPCFGGHKPVGPICTTAPVIHPTKQCVTHSFSTTVVPHIFPTHTTHVHHQQIKNQNFFPQTNSNVNVVDPIDPGFGGGCGPCGHGHHHHGHQISPFGPGPNVSPFGPGPNVSPFGPGPNVGPNVGPNVGGIFKK; encoded by the coding sequence ATGCATCATTGTCATCCTTGTTTTGGAGGGCATAAGCCTGTAGGACCTATTTGTACGACTGCTCCTGTCATTCATCCGACGAAACAGTGTGTAACACATTCTTTTTCAACAACGGTGGTGCCACACATTTTCCCAACGCATACGACACATGTACACCATCAACAAATTAAAAACCAAAACTTCTTCCCGCAAACAAACTCAAATGTAAATGTTGTAGATCCAATCGATCCAGGATTTGGCGGTGGATGTGGACCATGTGGTCATGGTCACCATCACCACGGTCATCAAATATCTCCATTTGGACCAGGGCCGAATGTATCTCCATTTGGACCAGGACCGAATGTATCCCCATTTGGACCAGGACCGAATGTAGGACCAAATGTTGGACCAAACGTTGGTGGAATATTTAAAAAGTAA
- a CDS encoding DUF1273 domain-containing protein: MKVVAVTGYKPFELGIFKKDHPGVDCIKKALHRKLTAFVEDGLEWVIISGQLGVELWAAEVVFEIQVEYPDLKLAVFTPFLEQEENWKEDNREYYEFILSQADHIDSITKRKYESPEQFKLKNQFFIEKSDALLAVYDEEKPGSPKYIVEVAKKKGEIENYHSYFILFSDLQDIIEEEQWNNAE; encoded by the coding sequence ATGAAAGTTGTTGCTGTAACAGGATATAAGCCATTTGAACTTGGAATATTTAAAAAGGATCATCCAGGAGTAGACTGCATAAAAAAAGCGCTGCATCGTAAATTAACTGCTTTTGTAGAAGATGGTTTGGAGTGGGTTATTATAAGCGGCCAGCTAGGTGTAGAATTGTGGGCTGCTGAAGTTGTTTTTGAAATTCAAGTAGAATATCCAGATTTAAAATTAGCGGTATTTACTCCTTTTTTAGAACAAGAAGAAAATTGGAAAGAAGATAACCGTGAATATTACGAATTTATTCTTTCACAAGCAGATCACATTGATAGTATTACGAAACGGAAGTACGAAAGCCCAGAGCAATTTAAATTAAAGAATCAATTTTTTATTGAAAAAAGTGATGCTCTTTTAGCTGTATATGATGAAGAAAAGCCCGGGAGTCCTAAATATATTGTAGAAGTAGCTAAGAAAAAAGGAGAAATAGAAAATTATCACAGTTATTTCATTCTTTTTTCTGATTTACAAGATATAATAGAAGAGGAACAGTGGAATAATGCAGAGTAA
- the gpsB gene encoding cell division regulator GpsB, producing MISDKIKLTAKDILEKEFKTGMRGYQQEEVDKFLDMIIKDYEAFHKEFDQLKQQNVRLKRELEEQKLAATQAPQQPVQTPVAQPVYNNTNTDILKRLSNLEKAVFGSKLYE from the coding sequence ATGATTTCGGATAAAATTAAATTAACGGCGAAAGATATTTTGGAAAAAGAATTTAAAACAGGTATGAGAGGTTATCAACAAGAAGAAGTAGACAAGTTTCTTGATATGATTATTAAAGACTATGAAGCTTTCCACAAAGAATTTGATCAATTGAAGCAACAAAATGTTCGTTTAAAACGAGAATTAGAAGAACAAAAACTAGCTGCAACACAAGCTCCACAACAACCTGTACAAACACCAGTTGCACAACCGGTATATAACAACACGAATACGGATATTTTAAAACGTTTATCCAACTTAGAAAAAGCTGTATTTGGAAGTAAGTTATACGAATAA